In Halichondria panicea chromosome 9, odHalPani1.1, whole genome shotgun sequence, a genomic segment contains:
- the LOC135341341 gene encoding filamin-C-like produces MSTKRKSTNSPDGAKGLADTGWIDVQKKTFTNWVNDKLKSTESQVEELQSGLKDGVALITLLQILAPGKKMPGKFKAKPKMDVHKRENLEIAFRFMQDVEKIPMVNIGASDIYQTNLKLILGLIWALILRYQIAGPSGDGGPETKESKEAKKKRKTAKKLLLNWVNSAIPNKQVANFNTDWNDGLALSALVDYCKPGLIPNHASLDPSNGQENIKNAMDIAEKELGVPQVMHPDDMAVEKPDDLSVMTYISAYCKQDSPGRNSLIDWINSKIPNQPVSNFSSDWTNGQAVAALTDSLTAGKYPDSEQMDHFDSFKNCQNSMAAAKELLGVEIIVPPEDFAETDLDDLTRMSYLTQFQHATLPTTPSLASTLKAVGHGITGDSAEKETSFFVRGPRIPKWAKLDVTVKGPDGEELPIKKQPQSGKAVSFFYTPETAGNYSIDIKLNNEAIPSSPFRVAHTPPTNVQGCHATGTGLSTSRVGDTAAFSVNCEQGGPGELQVEVEGPNGNVGTEIEETQPMNYSVNFTPLESGQHGVSVTWADKHIPNSPFQCTVTDPKRCTASGRGLTRASVNDPQTFNIKAEKAGPGELNVNIKGPNGSVPVETKDIGNGNFECTYLPKDKGAHEVDVQWSGAPIVGSPFKVNVTAPADASKCQVSNLPEGRLRANKTYSFNVDISEAGSGELTASAHGPTVPEDCNVSEEQTTCTVNFTPAEVGPIKVDVSYGNNPIPESPFQYTVNDPTKVKVNRAAIESGTYQLKQPIDFKVAAQYAGEGDLTASFKGPSGDEEIEAKSQSNNNYLLHICPEEGGPHVIGIKFDGDDIPGVPIRIFVEATSMADNVIVSQPMPSKIGAFLIEYPYPYKVNASGAGNGELTATSVGARTGTKPKLDISDLDNGQYAVTLITTTPDDYIINILWSEEAVPGSPFNLTVEDKPRPEKVITDGPHYQIGSLSPVTLDVNTEKAGAGKLSATVYGNEVGSVPTEISDETDPRKYIVSFTPPKFDSYSISVLWSSENVTNSPFKINITPPDASKCVVTGPEVPADPTEGVELRVDATLAGNGNLTATAVGDTTGETDTIITETEPNKFNVSFIPALADYYTLDVLWGGERVPGSPFKVNGIAADAENVMICEPPTAMLEAGQAIGICFDTSKGGRGELTSIGRGNKIGEIPVSVRQRSVAKEKYDVRFTPLEPDVYVISVLWAGKNVKGSPFTINLMPVDVTKIRVIGPTISPSPKGPVEMMLQTSAAGKGKVTGTCSGKNVGDVKVAIKETSTDIYQLGFVPPQPDIYKLSVQYGGQVLVGSPFLINTLPSDAGLVIVTEPDTVALAESLHYKVDATNAGNGALFTICRGENYGQVQLDTLEESPALYDISFTPHHSDLYKITMEWDGKKVPRSPFQVDLRHPMANRVKVRELHIPQEAGTGEEVWVDLDCSGAGHGDIMAEARGNLVGKVPVTANKTSRGKYRVKFPPVQADIYNFSLAYGDEQIPGSPFYINLVPPQPNLVRFLGTSKPEGVSGPIELLFDIKDAGNGEMAADIAGDTCGVVPAKIEKPSPTQCKVSFVPKQQEMYSAAILWSKRPIVGSPFRVDARPTLHPELVVCGKPLYTDINKPVTLAMDIRMSGPGVVTGVCSSDEGDIVPVSVTKGASADLLTLAYVPPKHGIYNLSAFFEGEEVSGSPFTVNLKPISEVAEMHLMENVEEAIAIVVGLEESAPDTQEESTDLIELTAFIGEPLDVAIDVEDESQKNGELTASGYGDVTGPVTVQALKNEDGTFAVHFDPTTPDRYCLDVKLGGEHVPNSPIIISYLTPVIASKCRIFGLQEIPSVPQVQEPIHFGVDTREAGVAKLHVTSDGPSIEGEPSILDVKESDKDPGIYNITYLPTCVGQHRVHLLWGKDKIPGSPLSFEVGDVTQLQTFPFGKPVALDFAVDRKLGDLDAHTVHEENGKKTKVKVTKQSKGKFKLGFQPAEPGIYNVHVMVKKNEMAGSPFRIRVLPPPNPSGVKIEGLENGYVNQPVSFVVNARRAGGGDLSVRVSGPKEVAESDLQVTPGGKEGLFNVQCIPRVAGTHSFKISWAATPVPGSPFSVNVDELRPEIQKPLVAEATNLVVVGQPVDVRVSGVADSVKLSSNCEGERSGDATVSVQREQDGSQIIHFVPTYADDFTLHILLGKADIEGSPFSIKAVEREVLTEDYNHPPGMTRNDVKAGEIVNLITPIQRSKVHATADGPYGLCPVDVNSELPGAVGLGFVPPLSGDYLLRGKANSDIPGSPFKIRAYGKDPDPNKVQIVDEDMAIFEKVLPFGRSAKFRISTVDAGPGTLNITSRGPGKADVKVFDNKDGTYSCEFSPSVAGKYHIDILWNDEHIKGSPYLLTFKSKKSRVITGLDLENENFRIDVPHRFKLHCDEVGEGILQITLTPSTAALVRLTPVPGGNSYQCEIIPKEVGNHQIFVLYNGKHILGSPFNVQFELRGDASKCRMIESSIENEQQNTDNVTFCISTEGAGRGKLTANVENTESKDRVPATIVQTSDDRYNIEFNPSDGEEYLLTVKYDEQHILGSPFKLVFGPPEVDASRCTAEGDGLVACIVDKWETFIVDTKEAGSGELNVAIEGEGDTSVEPKISPLTDTKLEVKYMASHPGEYKIFVTWGGQQIPNSPYAVTCYKQSDPNMFTVEDVVNEVYVGTPATFTIIAGNYPGEGDLAVVAQSSQLNKSVSGVVEKDSERKYLCTVDIPDASRYMMHVRWNGSHIRGSPFKIKVMNPPKPNLVKGYGPGLEDGVVGQEGNFTVETGEGGAGTLAVRVHGPKGAFKINMRRHPDNDRTILVRYDPNHAGKYTIDITWSDINIPGSPFTVIVNEQKS; encoded by the exons ATGAGCACAAAGCGAAAGTCCACCAACAGTCCTGATGGAGCCAAAGGACTCGCAGACACAGGATGGATCGATGTACAAAAGAAGACCTTCACTAACTGGGTCAATGACAAACTGAAATCCACCGAGTCCCAGGTTGAGGAACTACAAAGTGGTCTCAAGGACGGAGTGGCCTTGATCACTCTCCTGCAAATACTAGCTCCTGGCAAGAAAATGCCTGGAAA GTTCAAAGCAAAACCAAAGATGGATGTCCATAAACGAGAAAACCTTGAGATCGCATTTCGATTCATGCAAGATGTCGAAAAGATTCCAATGGTCAATATTG GTGCAAGCGACATCTACCAAACGAACCTCAAGCTAATCCTCGGCCTTATATGGGCTCTCATCCTTCGCTACCAAATCGCTGGTCCCTCTGGAGATGGGGGGCCGGAAACGAAGGAATCGAAAGAAGCCAAAAAGAAGCGAAAGACGGCTAAAAAACTGTTGCTAAATTGGGTGAACTCTGCCATCCCAAACAAACAAGTGGCAAATTTCAACACAGATTGGAATGATGGACTAGCTCTCTCTGCCTTAGTGGACTACTGCAAACCTGGACTTATCCCAAACCACGCCTCTCTTGATCCAAGCAATGGGCAGGAAAATATCAAGAATGCCATGGACATTGCTGAGAAGGAGCTGGGTGTACCACAAGTCATGCACCCTGACGATATGGCTGTGGAGAAGCCAGACGACCTCTCTGTTATGACGTACATCTCTGCATATTGCAAGCAAGACTCTCCTGGGCGCAATTCACTAATTGACTGGATCAACAGCAAAATTCCCAACCAGCCCGTGAGCAATTTCTCCTCTGACTGGACCAACGGACAAGCTGTGGCCGCCCTTACCGATTCTCTTACTGCCGGGAAGTACCCAGACTCTGAGCAGATGGACCATTTTGACTCATTCAAAAACTGTCAAAATTCAATGGCCGCTGCTAAAGAGCTCCTCGGAGTAGAAATCATCGTCCCCCCCGAGGATTTTGCCGAGACTGATTTAGACGATCTCACAAGAATGTCGTACCTCACACAGTTCCAGCACGCCACACTCCCCACCACCCCTAGTCTGGCATCCACCCTGAAAGCTGTTGGACATGGTATCACTGGAGACTCTGCCGAGAAAGAAACAAGCTTCTTTGTACGAGGCCCAAGGATCCCAAAATGGGCCAAGTTGGATGTGACCGTGAAGGGACCCGATGGAGAAGAACTTCCTATTAAGAAGCAACCGCAAAGCGGCAAAGCTGTCTCATTTTTTTATACTCCTGAAACTGCTGGAAATTACAGTATCGATATCAAACTCAACAATGAAGCGATTCCGAGCTCTCCATTCCGAGTCGCCCATACACCCCCTACAAATGTTCAAGGTTGTCACGCAACTGGAACCGGCCTTTCCACATCTCGAGTCGGAGACACAGCTGCCTTCAGTGTGAACTGTGAGCAAGGTGGACCTGGTGAGCTACAGGTGGAAGTAGAAGGACCTAACGGAAATGTTGGAACTGAAATAGAAGAAACACAACCCATGAACTATAGTGTGAACTTTACACCACTTGAATCTGGCCAGCACGGAGTCTCAGTGACATGGGCAGACAAACACATTCCAAACAGCCCATTTCAATGCACAGTAACTGATCCGAAACGCTGTACGGCAAGTGGGCGAGGCCTAACTCGAGCAAGTGTAAACGACCCTCAGACATTCAACATCAAGGCCGAGAAGGCTGGACCTGGAGAACTGAACGTGAATATCAAAGGCCCAAATGGAAGTGTTCCAGTAGAGACAAAAGATATAGGAAATGGAAACTTTGAGTGCACGTACCTCCCGAAAGACAAAGGTGCTCATGAGGTGGATGTACAGTGGTCAGGTGCTCCCATAGTCGGCAGTCCCTTCAAAGTGAATGTCACCGCCCCAGCCGATGCCTCGAAATGCCAAGTCAGTAATCTGCCTGAGGGTCGTCTTCGCGCCAACAAGACATACTCATTCAATGTTGATATCTCTGAAGCCGGATCTGGTGAGCTCACAGCCTCTGCACACGGCCCCACTGTGCCCGAAGACTGCAATGTCAGCGAAGAACAAACCACATGCACTGTCAACTTCACCCCCGCTGAGGTGGGACCAATTAAAGTCGATGTCTCATACGGAAACAATCCAATTCCAGAAAGTCCGTTTCAATACACTGTGAATGACCCCACTAAAGTCAAAGTAAACAGAGCTGCCATTGAGAGTGGAACCTACCAATTGAAGCAACCTATCGACTTCAAAGTTGCTGCACAATACGCAGGAGAGGGGGATCTCACCGCCTCCTTCAAAGGACCCAGCGGAGATGAGGAGATTGAGGCCAAGAGCCAATCCAACAACAACTATCTGTTGCACATTTGCCCGGAGGAAGGTGGACCTCACGTCATTGGAATCAAATTTGATGGAGATGATATACCTGGAGTCCCCATTCGAATCTTTGTTGAAGCTACCAGTATGGCCGATAATGTGATTGTCTCTCAACCCATGCCCAGCAAGATTGGAGCGTTCCTCATTGAATACCCATACCCTTACAAAGTGAATGCCTCTGGAGCTGGAAATGGAGAACTAACTGCCACAAGTGTAGGAGCTCGTACTGGAACTAAACCAAAATTGGATATCTCAGACCTGGACAATGGACAGTACGCAGTCACTCTCATTACCACAACCCCTGACGACTACATAATCAACATTTTGTGGTCAGAGGAGGCTGTACCCGGATCTCCGTTCAACCTCACCGTGGAGGACAAGCCACGCCCAGAGAAGGTGATCACAGACGGACCTCACTATCAGATTGGCTCTCTCTCTCCCGTTACACTCGACGTCAACACTGAGAAAGCTGGTGCCGGAAAACTCTCTGCAACTGTGTATGGCAACGAAGTTGGATCTGTGCCAACAGAAATTAGTGATGAAACTGACCCAAGAAAATACATTGTCTCCTTCACCCCTCCGAAGTTTGACTCTTACTCCATCAGTGTCCTCTGGTCTTCTGAAAATGTAACAAACTCTCCATTCAAGATTAATATCACTCCCCCTGATGCTAGCAAGTGTGTTGTGACTGGTCCTGAAGTGCCTGCCGATCCTACTGAAGGGGTGGAGCTTCGTGTGGATGCTACTCTCGCTGGAAATGGTAATCTCACTGCTACGGCTGTGGGCGACACTACTGGAGAAACAGACACAATTATCACAGAGACAGAACCAAACAAGTTTAATGTGAGCTTCATTCCAGCACTTGCCGACTACTACACATTGGACGTACTATGGGGAGGAGAACGCGTTCCTGGATCTCCATTCAAAGTCAACGGCATTGCAGCTGATGCTGAGAACGTAATGATCTGTGAGCCACCCACTGCCATGCTCGAGGCCGGACAAGCCATTGGAATCTGTTTTGACACATCTAAAGGAGGAAGAGGCGAACTCACTTCCATTGGCCGAGGCAACAAGATCGGAGAAATACCCGTGTCCGTACGTCAGAGGTCCGTTGCCAAGGAGAAGTACGATGTGCGATTCACACCGCTCGAACCAGATGTGTATGTGATCTCTGTTTTGTGGGCAGGAAAGAATGTGAAAGGCTCCCCGTTTACCATCAACCTGATGCCTGTTGATGTGACAAAGATACGCGTGATTGGACCGACCATTTCCCCCAGCCCTAAAGGACCTGTTGAGATGATGTTGCAAACCTCTGCAGCAGGCAAGGGCAAAGTGACTGGTACTTGTTCTGGAAAGAATGTTGGTGATGTTAAAGTCGCTATAAAAGAAACTTCAACTGACATTTACCAACTTGGATTTGTTCCACCCCAACCGGACATTTACAAACTTTCTGTACAGTATGGAGGCCAGGTTCTAGTTGGATCTCCATTTCTCATCAACACTCTCCCCTCTGATGCTGGACTGGTCATCGTTACGGAGCCAGACACAGTGGCTCTTGCTGAGTCTCTGCATTACAAAGTGGATGCTACAAACGCTGGAAATGGAGCACTCTTCACAATCTGTCGTGGAGAAAACTATGGACAGGTGCAACTGGACACACTTGAAGAAAGCCCTGCCTTGTACGACATCTCATTTACTCCACATCACAGTGACCTCTACAAAATCACAATGGAATGGGATGGAAAGAAAGTTCCCAGATCTCCATTCCAAGTCGATCTCCGGCATCCGATGGCAAACAGAGTGAAAGTTCGTGAGCTGCACATTCCTCAAGAAGCAGGGACTGGAGAGGAAGTATGGGTGGATTTAGACTGCTCTGGCGCTGGTCATGGTGACATCATGgctgaagccagaggaaatcTGGTTGGAAAAGTTCCTGTGACTGCTAACAAAACTTCCAGAGGCAAGTATCGAGTAAAGTTCCCACCTGTTCAAGCAGACATCTACAATTTCTCTCTTGCCTATGGAGATGAGCAGATTCCTGGATCTCCATTCTACATCAACCTTGTGCCTCCCCAACCCAATCTAGTGCGTTTTCTTGGAACTTCCAAACCAGAAGGAGTTAGCGGACCTATCGAGTTGCTTTTTGATATCAAAGACGCTGGAAATGGAGAGATGGCAGCTGACATAGCTGGAGACACTTGTGGCGTGGTACCAGCAAAGATTGAGAAGCCTTCGCCCACTCAGTGTAAAGTATCCTTCGTGCCCAAACAACAAGAGATGTACAGTGCTGCTATCTTGTGGTCTAAACGTCCCATCGTTGGTTCCCCCTTTCGAGTGGATGCCCGTCCGACTTTGCATCCGGAGCTGGTGGTTTGTGGTAAGCCACTGTACACGGACATCAACAAGCCCGTCACACTGGCAATGGATATAcgtatgtctggacctggagTCGTTACAGGAGTGTGTTCAAGTGATGAAGGAGATATCGTACCCGTAAGCGTCACAAAGGGAGCCTCAGCTGACCTCTTGACCTTGGCATATGTACCCCCGAAACATGGAATCTACAATCTCTCTGCTTTCTTCGAAGGAGAAGAAGTTTCTGGATCTCCTTTCACAGTCAACTTGAAACCTATCAGCGAAGTAGCAGAGATGCATTTGATGGAGAATGTTGAAGAAGCAATTGCTATTGTTGTAGGACTTGAAGAATCTGCTCCAGACACACAAGAGGAGAGCACAGATTTGATTGAACTGACCGCTTTCATTGGTGAACCTCTAGACGTGGCTATCGATGTTGAAGATGAATCGCAAAAAAATGGTGAGCTCACAGCAAGTGGCTACGGAGATGTAACTGGACCTGTGACCGTACAAGCACTCAAAAATGAAGATGGAACCTTTGCTGTACATTTTGACCCCACAACACCTGATCGCTACTGTCTGGATGTCAAACTAGGCGGAGAACATGTACCAAACAGCCCTATCATTATAAGCTACCTCACACCTGTCATTGCTTCtaagtgtcgcatatttggtcTGCAAGAGATACCGTCAGTACCTCAAGTTCAGGAACCTATTCACTTTGGAGTAGACACTCGTGAGGCTGGCGTTGCCAAGCTCCATGTCACCTCTGACGGACCCTCTATAGAGGGTGAACCATCGATCCTCGACGTCAAAGAGAGTGACAAAGATCCTGGCATCTACAACATCACCTACCTCCCTACATGTGTGGGTCAACACAGAGTACATCTTCTGTGGGGAAAAGACAAAATTCCTGGCTCCCCTCTCTCATTTGAAGTCGGAGATGTCACACAACTCCAAACATTCCCATTCGGAAAGCCAGTTGCATTGGACTTTGCTGTTGATCGCAAACTAGGAGACCTTGATGCTCATACAGTTCATGAAGAGAATGGAAAGAAGACCAAGGTAAAGGTCACCAAACAATCCAAGGGGAAGTTTAAGCTCGGCTTCCAGCCTGCAGAGCCAGGCATTTacaatgtgcatgtgatgGTCAAGAAAAATGAAATGGCTGGCAGCCCATTCAGAATTCGTGTTCTCCCTCCGCCAAACCCCAGTGGAGTCAAGATCGAAGGTCTAGAGAATGGATACGTTAACCAACCAGTGTCCTTTGTTGTGAATGCCAGACGGGCTGGAGGCGGAGAtttgagtgtgcgtgtgtcagGACCAAAAGAGGTAGCTGAATCTGACCTCCAAGTCACACCAGGAGGCAAAGAGGGGCTCTTCAATGTCCAGTGCATTCCTCGTGTTGCTGGAACTCACTCGTTCAAGATATCCTGGGCCGCCACTCCAGTTCCAGGCAGTCCTTTCAGTGTAAACGTGGACGAGCTACGACCAGAAATACAGAAACCTCTAGTTGCCGAGGCTACAAACCTCGTGGTGGTGGGTCAACCAGTCGACGTCCGTGTCTCCGGTGTGGCTGACTCGGTGAAGCTTTCTTCCAACTGTGAGGGTGAGAGGTCTGGAGATGCTACTGTCAGTGTGCAACGAGAACAAGACGGCTCTCAAATCATTCATTTTGTCCCAACATATGCCGATGACTTTACTCTGCACATCTTGCTCGGTAAAGCTGATATTGAAGGGAGTCCATTCTCAATAAAAGCTGTCGAGCGTGAGGTACTCACTGAGGACTACAACCATCCACCTGGAATGACCCGCAATGACGTCAAAGCTGGTGAAATTGTCAATTTAATCACACCAATCCAACGATCAAAGGTACATGCTACCGCTGACGGTCCTTACGGACTTTGCCCCGTGGATGTAAATTCAGAGCTGCCTGGTGCTGTTGGTCTGGGTTTCGTACCACCCCTCAGTGGAGACTACTTGCTACGCGGCAAGGCCAACTCTGATATACCAGGAAGCCCATTTAAGATCCGAGCTTATGGAAAAGATCCAGACCCTAACAAAGTACAGATTGTCGATGAAGATATGGCCATTTTTGAGAAAGTTTTGCCATTTGGACGCTCTGCAAAGTTCCGTATCTCAACTGTAGACGCTGGACCTGGTACACTGAACATTACGTCTCGTGGTCCAGGCAAGGCCGATGTCAAAGTGTTTGACAACAAAGATGGCACCTATTCTTGTGAGTTTTCCCCAAGCGTTGCTGGCAAGTACCACATTGACATTCTTTGGAACGACGAACACATCAAGGGCAGTCCATACCTTCTCACCTTCAAGTCTAAGAAAAGCCGAGTCATTACTGGACTGGACTTGGAGAATGAAAACTTCCGTATCGATGTTCCCCACCGTTTCAAACTTCATTGTGACGAAGTCGGAGAGGGTATTCTCCAAATCACTCTCACCCCCTCAACTGCAGCTTTGGTCCGTCTCACACCTGTACCTGGCGGAAACTCTTATCAGTGTGAAATCATCCCTAAGGAGGTCGGCAACCATCAGATATTTGTCTTGTACAATGGAAAGCACATTCTTGGCAGTCCATTCAACGTGCAGTTTGAGCTACGCGGAGATGCATCGAAGTGTCGAATGATTGAGAGCTCCATTGAGAACGAACAACAAAACACAGATAATGTCACCTTCTGTATATCCACTGAAGGTGCTGGTAGGGGCAAGCTGACTGCTAATGTAGAGAATACTGAGTCAAAAGATCGAGTGCCCGCGACTATTGTTCAAACCTCCGACGATCGCTACAACATTGAATTCAACCCCTCGGATGGTGAAGAATATCTACTTACAGTCAAGTACGATGAACAACATATTCTTGGATCTCCCTTTAAGCTTGTGTTCGGGCCACCTGAAGTTGATGCGTCTAGATGCACAGCTGAGGGGGATGGTCTGGTTGCTTGCATTGTCGACAAGTGGGAGACATTTATAGTGGATACTAAAGAAGCAGGATCTGGAGAGCTGAATGTGGCCATTGAGGGCGAGGGAGACACATCTGTAGAACCCAAGATCTCACCTCTAACTGATACCAAGCTTGAAGTCAAGTACATGGCCTCCCACCCAGGAGAGTACAAGATATTTGTGACTTGGGGAGGGCAGCAGATTCCAAACAGTCCCTATGCAGTGACTTGCTACAAGCAATCAGATCCTAATATGTTCACTGTTGAAGATGTAGTCAATGAAGTGTATGTCGGTACTCCTGCGACATTCACCATCATTGCCGGGAACTACCCAGGAGAAGGGGACCTTGCAGTGGTTGCACAGTCATCGCAGCTAAACAAGAGTGTCTCTGGCGTTGTGGAGAAAGATAGCGAGCGCAAATATTTGTGCACTGTGGACATTCCTGACGCAAGTAGGTACATGATGCACGTACGTTGGAATGGCAGTCACATTCGAGGCAGCCCCTTCAAGATAAAGGTCATGAACCCTCCAAAGCCAAATTTGGTGAAGGGGTATGGACCTGGACTAGAGGACGGGGTTGTTGGACAAGAAGGAAACTTCACCGTAGAAACAGGAGAGGGTGGAGCGGGCACTCTGGCTGTCAGGGTGCATGGTCCAAAGGGAGCATTTAAGATCAACATGCGTCGTCATCCCGACAATGATCGAACCATCTTAGTGCGTTATGATCCCAACCACGCTGGAAAGTACACCATTGACATCACCTGGTCTGACATTAACATTCCAGGATCACCCTTCACTGTTATAGTCAATGAACA GAAATCCTGA